The Dreissena polymorpha isolate Duluth1 chromosome 4, UMN_Dpol_1.0, whole genome shotgun sequence region CTAGTGAGTTACGACTGACTTCATCATCAACCACAGCTCTATTTATAAGCAGTTGCTGAGGCTGGGCGTTGCTGGCGACCAATCAGAGCCAGActttcatgaaagtatttaactatgtaaaacggtttaagcaacattaacaacatttgcattaacagcattgcaagtctaacaagaaagcattacatcaataaaaagctcagaaaatattatgcataactatacaatgctttcattacatttctcaatcataataataatatttcatctaacacatagtgaaagcaatgcgaaagcattgcgcgaaaatacttgaaatagttccccaccagcattaatatctgacaggactactaactgtataagtaacattgtaacaataaaacagttaacaggtcataatactacacataaacattgggaAAACACATTTCTTCGATAAGATATAACTTATTCGCGTAGAATTAACTTGCTATGTCataaccttcgacattgcaaatggcggacattttggaacatttaacccgcgttcgattcaatgctggcgattcaaattacaagtaatggatattcaataatggagaaagcattaactggatttaacaaacatttgataatggttgttaaaccagataacaacaaggaaaatttggattattaaagttaaacaggtaaggtattcttaagtgtacatatttcgaagatgtatagtattcggatacagGGTATTACACTGCGCTCTTCACACTGCTAAGTTAGTAAAAGTACCTCATTTATTCTGGTCTCACCCTTATGTACAGTGAGGAGATGTCTGGAAATTTTGCTGTGAATTGCTTTGCGGCAAAAAGTACAATAATTCACCATGTTGTACACATTTTTGCAACTGTTTTGTGTCTCGTTCTTGGGAAACAACCCAAAAGAGACTCATTCTGTTTCGTGTGTCGATTTTGTTTTTATGGCCCAGGATCAAAAGaatgggggtatattgtttttggcccgtctgtctgtctgtcattcattcattgtaatAGAATCTTACGTTACAAAGTAGAGAACAAAAAGTGAATACATAATAGGCTAATATAACGTTACAATGTAAAAGAAACACAAGAGAACAAAAAGTGAATACATAATAGGCTAATATAATGTTACAATGTAAAGAAACACAAAAGAACAAAAAGTGAATACATATAGGCTAATCTAACGTTACAAGGTAAAGAAACACAAACATGTGACAAGATGAGTTAAAGCAGTGTTATATACATGTTGACCACACAGACGAAGAAATCATACTTCCTTAAAATAATGCACACGTCATacatgaaatgtgtgtaataAATATGTTAGCATTCAGTTCGAAAAATATTTATGTTCGAGAGTAAGATCCGCATattacactgcaacgccgatatatcacggaccgttatatcgcgctgtccaatatatcgcgctttggctatggctcccaaaaatccgacgagcatgatcactaaattacatgttttaatctgagaattcgctaacttaagcaaataaccggttctagctagtattaacaccctacATGTCgtggcttactatggcacgcagtgaagcgtgaaaaacagtcgataagtgacagtgttgtgtacacacggctggggttgtttttaacacttaacaaataaacaattagtgtcatttcaaaggtaataatggcagtttactggtatataaatcgttaaatttcggtactggtcatgaatttctttgttctgataaaaagcgcgcgaaaattggcgtgggtgtatttatttctaaataaaagtttcgtagcgggtacaacattgagataattttatttccattaaaagtttagttgtaaatttcaactaaagtaccgcggtatctcgtgaattatgtggcattgacatttcctcttaataaaataattcaaacacgctgtatcattaccgttacgctgtttcagttccttcattaggactatttataagcGTAAATTCGaatatatgcacatttatattttatacatttttttttacggcaagaattcttgttttgaactgtttcgctagcgatcgtacatgaaaatgaaaaatataatttacattttggtttttatgataaataaagatacattatgtagttatgaaaaatgtttattgtagaattggtttgcaattatcaCTACACAAATATGAAGTAGCGccatatataaaatgaaaacattggggaaatttgacaaattaaccgcaatacaatttagttagacatttctcgagttatatcgcgcgccggatatatcgcgctcgcgatctttggaccccaacaaccgcgatatatcggcgttgcagtgtatcgAAATAGTGTACCAATCCTTTGtgattttttgttatgtttttttttcctttttgtagCAAATGCTCACCATCAGTCTTAATCGTCTTTAGGGTATCCTTTGGGTTGTGTTTGGTCAcgttttgtttcctttttgtaGCAAATGCTCACCATAAGTCCTTGTCAAAGTTTGgtataactttttgaatattgaagatagcaacttgatatttggcatgcatgtgtatctcatgaagctgcacattttgagtggtgaaaggtcaaggtcatccttcaaggtcaaaagtaaaaaaatacaatccaagggaagaaataagctttaaaaggaaaataatttctaaacctgccaaatgatatattgaaattttatttcaaagcggcacaatagaaAACCCTCCTTTCTTAATACCGACACGTTATGTTTGAAGTTGCCTTCATTTGCCAAGATTTCTAACTTTACCCTGCGCTCTTCACACTGCTAAGTAAGTAAAAGTACCTCATTTATTCTGGTCTCACCCTTATGTACAGTGAGGAGATGTCTGGAAATTTTGCTGTGAATTGCTTTGCGGAAAAAAGTACAATAATTCACAATGTCATACACATTTTTGCAACCGTTTTGTGTCTCGTTGTTGGGAAAGAACCCAAAAGAGACTCTCTGTTTCATGTGTCGATTTTGTTTTTATGGCCCTGgatcaaatgatatattgaaattttatttcaaagcggcgcaatagggagcatATTCTTCGCATCGGCATAAGGATGCCCTTTTTACTGACAGAATATCAATTtgcttaaataatatatttaagaaacaatAACATCTATTTTAAATTACAGTGTCCGGTCATGTTTGGCTGAGACTGTTGTAATAGACAAtacatatattgatataaaatagGGATGGGAATCGTATCCAAAAGCGGTATCTGGATAACTGTATCCGCTATCCAAATATATCCTGATatctgtattattatgcccccttcgatgaagagggggtatattgttttgcacatgttggttggtcggtccgtccaccagatggtgtctggatgataactcaagaatgcttaggcctaggatcatgaaacttcataggttcattgatcatgactggcaaatgacccctattaattttcaggtcactaggtcaaaggtcaaggtcacagtgactcgaaacagtaaaatggttttatttGGGCCTTGAAACATTTCTCATAGGTTGCCCCTGATTCCAGACTATGGTAGGGACCATAAGCCCCAGCCGTTTTGGATTCCCCATGACTGATCTTAGGACCGTTAGCCCCAGTTGTAGCCGTGTTGGACTTTTCCTGGCTCGTCTTAGGACCGTTAGCCCCAGTTGTAGCTGTGTTGGACTTTTCCTGGCTCGTCTTAGGACCGTTAGCCCCAGTTGTAGCCGTGTTGGACTTTTCCTGGCTCGTCTTAGGACCGTTAGCCCCAGTTGTAGCTGTGTTGGACTTTTCCTGGCTCGTCTTAGGACCGTTAGCCCCAGTTGTAGCCGTGTTGGACTTTTCCTGGCTCGTCTTAGGACCGTTAGCCCCAGTTGTAGCCGTGTTGGACTTTTCCTGGCTCGTCTTAGGACCGTTAGCCCCAGTTGTAGCCGTGTTGGACTTTTCCTGGCTCGTCTTAGGACCGTAAGCCCCAGTTGTAGCCGTGTTGGACTTCTGGCTCGTCTTAGGACCGTAAGCCCCAGTAGTAGCCGGAAGCGCACTTTTAGTTGTCTTGGGTCGACACCCCCTAGCACTGTTCGCCCCTGCTTCTGCTGCTTTCCCGAGCAAAGAGTAACAGCCTGACAAAGGTCTCTGGCTCTGCAGTACTTCCTTGCTAAGTGTCATCTTTGGGCTGACAAAGACCTTCACTGGGTTAGTTTCACTAGGACCAATAAGCCCCAATGATTTTGTCTGTGGGGTTATCTCTAGATTCCCAAGATCAACCGACTGGCTGGGACTGGTAAGCCTCAATGAAGTAATTCTGGGACTTGGCTGGATCCGCTCAGACTCTGGCTTTTGGACCCGAGGACTGTTTTTCGGTGTGAGCAGCAAAATATCAGGATCAGGTCCAATATCTATTCTTCTTCCGTGCCCAACAATTCCTCATCTGTGAGTTTTCGGTCACCGATAAAACAAGTGCATTCAACCCCTGAAGCCAACCTAATGTCTCGCACGCATTTACGACTTTCTTGTTCCTCAAAGGGTCAAACGGGAGGCAGCTTCCACACATGCTCGCTAATCCACTCCCTGCTCAAGACCTGATAGGTGTCCAGGCAGTTTGCGAACTTCCCCAGCCAAGTGCTACAGCGTTGTTTCTCATTTTTGGAAGATGTCTTTCTCATGAGACTTTTCGCCAGGTCAGTTATCTCCCTGATATACTTCAAAGAGAGGTCCTTGTTGGATGCTGACAGGAACCCCAAACTTCGGGTGAAGCTGTCCACATCTCTAGGCAGCTTCCTGTCCCAGAGCAGGTGCCTGATTTCCTCAATGAATTTGTC contains the following coding sequences:
- the LOC127878265 gene encoding uncharacterized protein LOC127878265, giving the protein MTLSKEVLQSQRPLSGCYSLLGKAAEAGANSARGCRPKTTKSALPATTGAYGPKTSQKSNTATTGAYGPKTSQEKSNTATTGANGPKTSQEKSNTATTGANGPKTSQEKSNTATTGANGPKTSQEKSNTATTGANGPKTSQEKSNTATTGANGPKTSQEKSNTATTGANGPKTSQEKSNTATTGANGPKISHGESKTAGAYGPYHSLESGATYEKFSAKHDRTL